The DNA segment AGGGCTCTCGAACACGCGGTGGATCTCGATACGCCCGCTCCGCGGGCTACTCGATCAGCAGGGAAGGGCACACGCAAGCTGGTCGACCCATGCTGGTCGAGCAGCCTCGCAGGGGCGTGTCGAGACCCGCGCCTCCGTGCACCGGTGGATCTCGATACGCCCGCGGAGCGGGCTACTCGATCAGCATGAACGGCTCAGGCCCTGGAGACCTCGACCAGATCGATCCATGCGGGTCGAGTAGTCCCGAAGGGACGTATCGAGACCTGCCCATCGACCCGCCGCGACCCGGTGCTGCGGCCTAGTGCGCTCGCGGCGGGAGCGCGACCGGGAGGGTCAGCTCGCCGCGCTCGACGAGGCTCTCGAGGGCCTCGAGGACGGCGGCCTCCGGTTCGTACCGCGGCGCGTAGCCGAGCAGCGTCGCCGCCTTCTCGATGGAGAAGTACTGGCTGCGGTGCAGGTGGCCCCAGCTCGCGTCGGCGAGGTCGTCGCCCGCGCTCCGGCGGAACTCCTCCCAGCCGATGCTCTCCAGCGCGGCCTCCTGCCCGAACCAGCCCGCGGCGATCTGCGCGAACCCGCGGACCGTGAGCGCCGACGGGGCCACGATGTGGAAGTCCTCCCCCGCGGCTTCCTCGGGTCGGGCCACCGCGAGCTCGAACGCCTGGGCGACGTCGTCGGCGTGCACGTGGTGCAGGGACTCCGCGCCCGAGCCCGGCATCCGCAGGGTCCCGCCGGTGGCCAGGGTCTCCCAGACGGCGGGGTCGAGGTTGCCCAGCGGGCCGATCGGTGCCCAGCCGGGTCCGCTGATGTGGCCCGGGTGCAGCGTGGTGGTGCGCAGGCCGCCCGCGGCGGTCTCGGCCTTCAGGAGGAGGGCGATCGCCTCCTTCTGGCGGCCGTACTCGTCGATCGCGGGAGTCCCCTCGCCCTCCCGGATCGGGAGCTTCAGGGTGGGCCCGTAGCGCCAGACCGATCCGCAGCTGATCAGGTGACCGACGTGACCGCGCAGCCCCTCGACGAGCGCCCGCGCCGAGTCGACGGTGAAGCAGACCAGATCGATCACCACGTCCGGACGCAGATCGCGGACCCGGGCGGCGAAGACGCCGTCCTCGTCCTCCTGCTGCCGATCGGCGACGACGTTCCGCACCTGCTCCCACTCCGGACCGGCGGTGTAGGGGGTGCTGGTGCCGCGGGCGATGTTCGTGACCTGGTGTCCGGCGCGGACGAGCCGGGGGACGAGGAAGGAGCCGATGTGGCCGCTCCCGCCGATGACGACGACGTGCATGGTGGCTCCTCGGGGTGGTGACGGGCGGTTCGCTCCACTCCACCACACTCGCGACCGGCGCCGCTGGTGCCCCTCCCCTGCTCCGAGCCCCGCCCAGCACGTCGGCTCGGCCGGGACGTCTCGAGCGAGGGCGGGAGGCGCCTGCCGTTCAGAGCGCCGCGGGTGGCACCGGTGGCGGGTTCGGGATCTCGAAGACGGCCGAGCGCGGCCACATCAGCGTCGGCATGCGCCTCCGCTCGGGCCCGCCGACGATCACCGCGGCGTCGAGCAGGTCCGCGGCGTGCGCGAGGACGTGCTCGAGGTAGGCGGGATGCACCCAGTGCGGTCCGGAGAAGGCGGAGATCAGGTCCTGGAGGACACGGACGGACTCGTGCTGATTCTCGTCCCGCGGGGTCATGGCGGCTCGGATCGGTAGGAGAAGCCCTCTCGGCCGAGCGATGTCACCGATCGGAGGGAGAGAGTTCGTGCACCTCCGCGACGCGGCCGGCATCCGTCACAGTACGCCTCGGACGACCTCGGAGAGGCGTTTCACGAATATCCCGGTGACACTGCAGAAACCGCCCTTCGCGTCTCCCTCCCGGCGACTGCGCGATCGATCGTCTCGGATCGGTGTGAGCAGTGCGGAACGGGGTTAGTCTCAGAGTCCATCCGAGACCTCGCGTGGCGAACCGCACCCTTCCCGGGCGCACGCGACGGCGGGACTCCCATGGGCAGGCTGCACGGCGACTCCGGCAGCGGTGCCGACGTCGACGACCGGCCCCTCGCTCCCCCGAAGCCCGTGATCGGGACGGAGCTCGGCACGAACGCGTGCACTCGCGCACCCGGCTTCCTCCCGTGAGCACCAGCCGGCCGGGAAGCGGCGCCTTCGGCGAGGAGATCGACCGGCTCCTCGCGTCCTTCACCACGCTCCTGCCCGGCGAGGACGCTGCCACATCCGTGCTCGGCGCTCCCTTCGAGATGCAGACACTCGCGGCGACCAGCCGTCGAGCGGCGACCCTCGACGAGACGCAGATCGACCTCGGTGAAGGGCCCGCCTGGAGCGCGTACCGCGCCTATCGCCCTGTCGAGCTGCAGGTCGACGACGAGCGGCACTTCGCCGCCTGGCCGGTCTTCGCGCTCTCCGCGGAGGCGGCAGGAACGAGGACCGTCCTCGCCGTCCCCCTGGTCATCGGCACCTCGAGCATCGGCGCGGTCACCCTGTACAGCAGCACCTCGATGCGGCTCGACGCCGAGCAGCTGCGGCTCGCGGGCCGACTCTCAGGAGCGCTCGCCAGGGCCGTGGTCGATCAGGCGATCACCCTGCCGGAGAACGGGAGACTCGCCCGTGATCCAGCGCTCTCGCGCCGGGACGTGCACCAGGCGACCGGGATGGTGATCGGCCAGACCCGGTCGACACCGGCGGACGCCCTCGCGATCATCCGCGCCTACGCCTTCGCGGAAGGCGTCGGAGTGCGCGACGTCGCCGCACGGATCCTCGCCGGATCGCTCGACTTCTCCCACGATCCGCCCGAGTGATTCCCCCTGCTCCGAGGCGGTCGACTGCGGATCCAGCCGGCGGTGATCAGTGCGCCCGGCGCCGCCAGGATCTCGAGATCGATGCCGCCTCTCGAGACGGTCGCGGGATGGTCTCGCCGGCCCATGGGGCGGCCGGTGCACCATCGCCGATCGTCTCCGAGATCGTCTACCGTGCGGTGATCACCTCACCGCGCATCCCGAGCGCCTGGAGATCGACACCCGTCGAGGAGACGATCATCTCTCCGGTATCGCCGTCGTAGACGACGGTGTAGACGTCCCACTCCTCAGCCGGAAACCCGTAGGGCGCGTCGTTCACGACGGGGGCGTGCACGCTCAGAGCCCACATCGGCGCCTCCGGTGAGATCCGAGTGTCGCCGCCGAGTCCCGGGGCGCAGGAGGACAGCTCCGCAGAGGTCGCCCGCACCGCGTAGATCGGGTACTGCTTCTTCTCCTCCGCGCTGACCGTGGAGAGGCGACTTCCGGCGCCGTCGGCCAGGTCGAGCGCCGGATTCGTCAGCTGCTGGACGTCGATCATCGGCCCGTAGGCGGTGTCAGCAGTCGGGGGGGGCACGGCGGGGCTCCCGTCGGTAGTGGAGACGGCTGGGGGGTCCCGAGGCGACGCCGGTGCTGCCTGTGTCTCCGTCGAGGTGGGCGTCGTCTTCGCGGTGGCGTCGATGGTGACGGGGCCGGAGCGGATGCGCATCGTGGTCGTGGTCTGCGTGAGGCTCACGTCCCCGGCGCCCAGGACGTCCCTCAGCCACTGCTCTCGTTCTCCGGCGGCATCGAGGCAGCCGATGTAGGTCGTTGCCGGGCCCCCGGTGACGAGCCGGACGGACGTCTGCAGACCTGCGTACTGGAGGTCGTAGGTGAGGGTGTTGCAGGGCCCGTCCACGCTGAGCTTCGACCGACCGTCGATGTCGATGACGCGGAGGCCGACCGGGTGATCGAGCAGCCAGTCGCCTGATCCCCGAGCAGCGATGACCGCGGTGGTCTCGTAGACGGACTCGGTCGCTTCCTCGGCGCTGAGCAGATCTCCCGCGACCTGCGACGTCGACGGTGAGCCGGGGCCGGCGGCGCTCGCCGCGCAGCCGCTCAGGACGAGCGCCGCGGAGAGGCAGAGGACGCTGAGGAGAAGTCTCCTCGCCCGTGTGCCGGTCACTGGTCGACTCCGGTCTGCGTCGTCGGCGGGTCGGTGCAGTCGACCCTGGTGCTCAGTCCCGTGAAGATCCGCAGGCGCCCGCTCTCCTCGCAGACCTGGCTTCCGTCGAGGGAGTACCGGGCGGCGTCCGTCCCGTCGATGGTCCCGCCGACGGCACCCGCTGCGGTGAGTGCAGCGCACGCCGCGGCGAGTGCCGCGGTGGACCGGCCGACGGGCGTCCGGATTTCGCCCGACAGGGCGATGCCCTGCCCGTCCGGCTCCCAGCAGGTGACGGGCGCAGCGATCGGAGTGCCGCGCTCCGTCGTCCCCGCCGTGAGGACTGCCGCGCTGAGGATCGCGCCCGCGATACCGGCGAGCGTCACCGCCGCGGCCTGGCCAACGCGTCGGCGGCGGCGGATGCGGTGCGCGAGGCGTGCGCTGATGCGCTCGAGCTGCTCATCGCTCAGGTCACGACTGTCCATGGTCCTCGGTCCGTTCCGTCAAAGTTCTCGCCAGTGATGCCCGCACCCGCGAGAGGCGGTTGCGGACCGTCCCGTGGGACAGGCCGAGGGAGCGAGCGGCGTCGCTGTAGCTGAGGTCGTCCTCGATGCACGCCGTCCAGATCGCACGGTCCGTCGCGCTCATCTGCTCGACCAGACGCCGCACGTCGAGCAGCCGGTCGCTCGCCTCCGCGTCGATGCCGCGAGAGGCGGTGTCGTCGGAGAGGGGCAGGTGGCGTCGGCGCTGCTCGCGGCGGTTGGTCGAGGAGCTGAGGTTGCGCGCCGTGACCAGCAGCCAGGGCAGCACCGACTCCCCCACGATGCGCACGCCCGAGCGGCGCTTCCAGAGCAGGAAGAAGGTCTCCTGCACGACGTCCTCCGCCTGGCCGGCGTCCGCGAGGAAGCTCCCCGCGGCCCGGTGGACCGCGCGGCCGTGCATCCGGAAGAGAGCATCCAGCGCCGAGGGGTCGCCGCCGCGAAGACGATGCACCAGCGTCAGCTCAACAGCATCGACCATCCGACATCACCCCCTCAGTAGTGAATGCCCTCAGAGCACGGTTTCGTCTCAGACTTCAGGGAGCGATCGCAGACGACTCGGCGATACGTCCGGGCTCATCCCCTGAGGGGAGGCCCGGTCGCCCGACCGGCGGCGTTGCATTCGCTGAGCGGGCGTGTTCGACTGAACCGACGTCAACGATCTCCGCGGGCGCCGGTGAGCCGTTGATCGATACTCAGGCGAGACGGTCGATGCGCTCGTTCTGGCTCGTTCCAACGGGCGACGCCGGTGGCACCGCGGTCACGGCAGCGGAAGCTCTTCCGCTCTCTCGGCGCCCATGATCTGGCGATGGTAGAGAAGCAGCTCCCAACCTCGGAGAGTGAAGTCATAGCGGGATCCCGGCTGCACGGCAGATGGCGCGATAAATGACGACGCCCACTAGACCAACTAGGAGAACCCGTGTTCCTCGCGCTCCTCGCCGGCGCTCCCGCCGTGATCGGGGTCCTCTGGCTCGTCACCCTGTCAGGAGACGGGTCCCAGGAGAAGGTGCGGCGAGACACCTGCATCGGCGCCCTCGTCGTCAGCGTGCTGTTCATCGTCGGAGCCGTCGTCTACTGGTTCGTACCGGTGGAGACGAGCAACGATGCTCAGGGCTCGTTCGGCGCTTCCGCTGTCGTCGGCGCCGCGCTGCTCGTCAGCGGCATCCTCGGCCTCGTCCTCACTCTGATCCTCCGGCTCACGATGCCGGGAGAGGCCCGCGTCGATCGCAGGTGACGCCGAGCTCGGACGATCGGGCTCGCCGCAGGCCGCGCAGCGCGACTCAGCCCACCATCGGAGCGCAGGTCCGGGCCGGGAGCCACTGCGGGAGAACACGAGATCCGGTCGGCGCTCCGCCGTACTCTCTCCCCCATGACGGACTACGCCCGACCCGCTGTCGAGGACCGCGTCTTCACGGACGAGGACGGCCGGCCGATCCCCTACGGGAACCGCTGGAGAGGAGGACCACCTCCGGACGAGAGCTACTCCCTCACCCGCGACACCGAGCGGTTCCGACCCGTCCACACGATCGCGGACGCCCTGCTCGAGTACCTCGCTCGCAGCTACGACGTCACGGTCGAGGACGACCCGGCCCTCGCCGCCCGGGACGAAGCCGAGATCTCCTGGGCCGCCCGCGCCGTCCGCGTGACCCCGCGATCGGTCGATGCCGCCCCGCTCACGATCGTCTGGACCGTCTTCCCCGGCGTCCTCCTCCACGCCGGAGCACTGCAGCGGTTCGACTACCCCGTCTGCGGCTGCGACGCCTGCGACGACGACTGGACCGCCCTCGCGGACGACCTCGAGCGAGCCGTCCTCGACGTCGTCGCGGGACGCTACGAGGAGAGCATCACCGCTCACGACGACGGCATCACTGTCGCCTACCGCATCGGAGGCGGTGGTGAGCTGGGCATGTCGAGCGGCTACACCAACGAGGAGGGCGTGCATGAGGTGACCAGTCACGACGGGCAGCAGGTGTCCGCGCCCTGGAGCCGGGCGTGGCAGGCCTGGCCGGAACGCAGGCGCTGACGGACGCTCCGCACGGAGTCACCCCAGCAGGAGCGCGCCGGTCGGGCGACCCCGATCCCGCGCCGCCCTTGACCTCCCTCCCCTATCTTCCTATTCTTCGGTCATGCCCAGACGGAAGCAGGGAGCGGTCCTCCCCCTCGAGCTCGACCTCCTGGACGCGCTCATCGATGCGGGCGAGCCGACGCACGGCTTCGCTCTCGCCGCGTCGCTCGCCACGGGAGACGGCCGGCCGCTCACCGCGCACGGCACGCTCTACAAGGCGCTGGGGAGGATGCAGGAGCGCGGTCTCGTCTCGTCGTCCTGGGAGGACAAGGCGGAGGCGAACGCGCAGGGCCGCCCTCCGCGCCGCCGCTACGAGGTGACCGGCGAGGGACGCGCCGTCGCCCACGCGGCCGCCGCTGCCCGCTCGGGCGCTGCCGGTCGCGCCCCGTTCGTCCTCGGTGGAACGGCGTGAGCGCCCGATCGTCGGCGGCGGTGCGCCGCTCCACGGTCGCCGCGCTGCGCTGGTGCCGCTTCTACACCCGCGGGCTGGATCCGCACTTCGCTACCGAGCGGGCGGAGGAGATCGCGTCCGACCTCTTCGAGCACACCCGGTGGGCCGAGGAGAGAAAGCAGGCTCCCCGCCGCACGGCTCGGCAGATCGCCTCGCGCACGGTCCGGGGCGCCGGGGCGGATCTGCTGTGGCGCCGCGCCCGACTCCACGAGGGAAGCGCGGAGATGCTCTTCGACGCGCGAGTGGGGTCGCTCTCCACCGCCCTCTGGGCTGTCGTGTTCGTGCTCGTCCTGGCCTCCGTCGTCGTCGGCGGGTGGGCGAGCATCCGCCTCGTCACGGAGAGTCCGGTGCCGTTCGCGACGACGGCACCGGTGTTCGCGGCGACCGCCGTCGCCGCGCTGGCTCTGCTGCTGCTCCTGCACCACCGGACCCGCCGTGCCGGCGCCGTGCTGGGAGCGGTCGCCGTCTCGGTCCTCCCGACGGTCGCGGTCGACGCGCTCTGGTACATCAGCGCCACGGTCCCCGTGCTCGTGTCCTCGGTGCCCTCCCTCGACCTCCTTCTCCTGCTGCTGGGGAACGCGCAAGGACTCGTCCTGCTCGCCGCCGCCCTCTGCTGGTCCATCGCCCGACGCCCCACCGGAAGCCAGGTCACGACATGACGGATCCCCGCCCTCGAGGCACCACCCGGCTGCGCGCCACGATCGCCCTCGCAGCGGGAGGACTGCTCCTCACGGCAGGCCTCGGCGCCGTCCTCGCCGCCACCACGGCGTCGGCCGTGCAGGACTACGACGACCGCTTCGCCGCCGCGCGGGCGGCCGATCCGCCAGTCGTCGAGGAGGACGTCGCCTCGTCGCCGCTCCCCTCGATCACCCCCGCCGCCCACGAGCCGGGCACGCCGTTCGAGGAGGCGACGCCGACCGCCGCCCCCGACGGGCACCGGTACGACCAGTGGGGCGTCCGCCTCTACGACGTCTCCGACGCACCGGACGACATCACCTACCCGGCGAGCCTCGTCGGCGACGAGCTCGGCAACGCGGTCAGCTGGGTCGACATGCAGCTGCGCATCGCCGGCTGCATGCGCGAGGAGGGCTTCGACTACACCTTCAAGCTGTGGTGGGAGCGCTCGCCCGAGGACCGGGGCTCCGAGCCCCTCGCGGAGGACAGCGAGGCCATGGCCGCCCTCTACGGCACGAACCTCACCTCCACCGGCCCCTACGACTGGACGCAGGCCGGCTGCCAGGGCCGGATCGTGCACGAGATGGGCAACGACGACGCTCACTGACGCCCCGACGAGGGAGCGTCGCCACGGAGTCGGCCTCGCGGCCCGTCGCCGACCGTGTGCCGCTCCGGCGGTGCGCTCAGACCTCGTCCTGCCGCGTCGCCCAGGCGATCAGGCGGCGGAGGATCTCGCGGTGCTCGGGCGACTCGAAGGAGCGGGGGTGGTGGCCGAGGGCGTCGTAGGCGACGCGGCCGCTGCCGCCGGTCGCCTCGCGCAACCAGATCAGGGGGTGCTCGACGCCGTCGTGCTCGTGGACCGCGAGGACCTCGTTGTCGGCGGCGGTGCGGAGGGACGTGTAGCGCTCGTCCTGCAGGACGAAGTCCCCGACCCCGGCGGTGAGCGGGTGGCCGCGGAGGCGGACGCGGGCCTCGCCGTGCTCGGGGTGGAAGGACGTCCCCCGCTCCCACCGGCCGCCGATCGCCTGCTCCCACTCCGGCGCGTCGACGAAGCTCGTCGAGGAGGCGTGCAGCGCGAGCACGGGGGCACCGCAGGCGAGCAGGCGTCCGAGGCCGGCCCGCGCAGCGGCGGCGGGCGACGGTGCGCCGTCCCGGGGCAGCCCGACGTTGACGACGACGAGGTCCGGAGCGTCTTCGAACCGCTGCAGCGCGTCGTCCACGTCCGGCGCGACGGTGAGCGCGAAGCCCGACTGGCGCAGGATGCCGGCCACGCACTCCGTGGTCTCGCCGAACGGATGCCAGGGGTCGCCGTAACGGCCGGCACCAGCGCGGCCGGCACCGGAGAGGACGAGGGCGGAGAGCATTCGCGACACGCACCGGAGCCTAGGCGGCGTTCGGGAGCGCGTGCCTCGACACAGTCCTCGACGCCGCCCGGAGGCGCGGCGCTCCGGACGGTCACTCCCCGCTGGTCTGAACGCTCGCCACGTCGTCGCAGGTCGCCGTCATCGCGGCGACGACCGCGGGGTCGTCCTGCGCGAGGTCGTCGCCGCCGCTCGTGACGGCGCCGTTGGTCGCGGTGCGCCCGTCGGCCGAGAGCTCCACCTGCGTCGAGGTGATGCTGTAGCGCCCGTCGGCGTCCCGCGCGGCGAGGACTCCGGAGATCGAGTGGTGGCCGTCGGCGTCGGCCGTGCCGCAGGTGACGCCCGTGCCGGCGTCGCCGAACCCGGCGAGCACGAATCGGTACGGCTCCCCGTCGACGCCGATCGGCGTCACGAACGCGCAGTCGGTGAAGGCGAAGAGCGCGGCGGTCCTGCCGTCGCTGAGGACCGTCGCCGCGAGGGTCGGGCTCACCGCGACCGTCCAGCCGCGGTGGGTCGCCGGGCCCGCCAGCGTGTCCTGCTGCAGGAAGGTCGCACCCGAGGCGGTGCGGATGCCGTAGTCGAAGCCGCCGTCCTCGTCGTAGAACGCCTGGTCCGCCCGGCCGTCGCCGTCGACGTCGCCGATCTCCGCCGTCGCGACGCCGGCCGGGACGGGAGTGTCGTTCGGGGTGCAGCCGGTCGACGACGCGGGCGGTGCGGACGACGGTGCCGACGCGGAAGGGCTCGCCGGTACGGCGGTCGCGCTGGACGCGGCCGTCGACGCGGACGCCGAGGGCGGCGTCGACGCCTGCGTCTCCTGAGCCGCCCCCGTCGAGCAGCCCGTCACGCCGGCGAGTCCGCCGATCACCGCGACGGAGAGCACGAGGAGACGGGGCGTGAACGGACGGGACTTCCTGCTTGCCGAGCGAACCATGACGACCTCCTCGATCACGATAGGACTGCCGCGCCGTTCCCGCCTCCCCGGGATCTCCGCCGTGCCCCCTCCCGGCCTCCCGGCGCCGGCTCAGCGCCCCGGCAGGGTGTCGAGCGACCGGGAGCGCGCGGCGAGGAGCTCGGCGTAGGTGCCGTCCCGCTCGGCCCAGCGCAGTCGCTGCGCGGCCCGGACGACGATCTCGTCCGGAGTCGGCTCCTGCGTCAGCAGCTCGAGGACCTCGTCGAGGTAGGCGTCGAGGGGCAGGGCGGCCGGGTTGACGGCCTCCTGGTCCGCGGTCGCGACGGCCGGCGGGACGAGCTCGGTCACCCGGACGCCCGTGCCGGCGAGCTGCGCCCGCAGCGACTCGGTGTACGCGTGGACGCCCGCCTTCGACGCGCCGTAGCTGGGCATCAGCGGGAACGGCAGGAAGGCGATCCCCGAGGACACCGTGACGATGTCGCCGCCGCCCCGGCCGAGGAGGTGCGGGGTGAAGGCGTCGACGGCGCGGATCGTGCCGAGCAGGTTGACGGCGACGGTCCGCTCCGCGGTGGCGAAGTGGGCGGGGTCGCGGAGGTCCTCCTGGAGCAGGACCCCGGACATGGTGACGACCGTGTCGAGGCCGGGATGCGCCGCCAGCACCTCGTCCCTGGCGCGGGTCACGGAGTCGGTGTCGGTGACGTCGATCCGGACGGTCCCGAGGTCCTCGACCCGGTCGGTGTCGCGTCCGCCGACGACGACGGTGCTGCCGGCGGCGGCGAACCGGCGGGCGAGGCCGAGGCCGATGCCCGAGGTGCCGCCGATGACGAGGACGGTGCGGTCGGTGATGTCCATGGTGTCTCCTCCTGGGGAACGGGTCCGCGGTGAACGGCTCGGCTCGATGGTCGTCGCCGCCGCCGGGGGCAGCCAGGTCCCGGCGGATCCGGGGAGTGGCAGGGCCTCTCTCCACGCGCGACGGGGTGGGTATCGTCGGCCCCATGGATGTCGACGCACCGGCGAACGCGCTCGGCGAGTACCTGCAGGCCCGGCGCGCGCTCGTCGCTCCCGAGCGGGTGGGCCTGCCGTCGGGGACGCGGCGGCGGGTGCCGGGCCTCCGCCGGGAGGAGGTCGCCCTCCTCGCCGGCATCAGCGCCGACTACTACGTCCGCCTCGAGCGCGGCCGCGACGACAACCCCTCCGTGCAGGTGGTCGAGGCCATCGCCCGGGTCCTGCAGCTGGACGACGTCGAGACCGCCTGGCTGCACGAGCTCGCCGCACCGAAGCCCCGCGTGCGGCGGCGCACGCGGCCGGCGGAGCAGGTCCCCGCGCGGCTGCACCACCTCCTCTCCGCACTCGAGGTCCCCGCCTTCGTCGAGGGCCGCTACTTCGACGTCCTCGCCTCGAACCGGGCTGCCGTGTCGCTCTCGCCACGGCTCGCCCCCGGCCACAACCGCCTGCGGTCGCTGCTGCTCGATCCCGAGGAGCGCCTCTTCCACCGCGACTGGGAGACGGCGGTCGAGTCGTTCGTCGGCGTGGCCCGGCAGACCCTCGGCCAGGACGCGAGCGATCCCCGCGCGGTCGAGCTCGTCGGCGAGCTGTCCCTCGCCAGCGCCCGCTTCCGCACCCTCTGGGCCCGGCACGACGTCCGCCCGCTCCGCGGCGGCACCGCGACGATCGACCACCCCCGGGTCGGTCCCCTCGACCTGCACCGCGAGAAGCTGCCGGTCGACGGGCTCGTCCTGGTGATCTACTACCCCGACGAGCACGGCGACAGCGCCGACCGCCTGCGCCTGCTCGCGGCCTGGGACGGCAGCACACCCGAGTCCGCGCTCGGGGCGCGCGACTGAGGGTCCCCGGGACGACGTCAGAGGCGCGGTGCTCGCGGGGACGATGCCGGAGTCACGGTCCTCGGCGGGCGGTCCCCCTCGGGCTCCGGCTCGTCGGTGAGGCGCAGCCCGCCCGGGGCGTAGGAGTCCGCGATCCAGCGCCGCACCCAGGCCTGGTTGAGGACGACGCGATCGGCACTGGCGTACCGGAACCGGAGCGCGCTCGCGGGATGCAGCCAGATCGAGGTGCGACCGCTGCCCACGGCCGGCAGATCCTTCCAGGAGAGGTAGAAGCTCTCGCCTCGGCCGAGCTTGGTGCCGATGACGACCTGGAGGTGACCGAGGACGCGGTCCTCGAAGTCCACGTCGAGCCGCGAGTCGTAGACGAGTCGTCCCATGGGGATCCTGACGTCGGGTGCATCCGGAATGGATGCCGTGGCCACGCGAAAGGGGTCCGGATGGGGTCGGAACGGAGGCTACGCCCGAACGGGCCGGAATCCTCACGCTTCGTCGATATCGGTGCGACATCCCGCTCCTGGCTCCGCCGAGCGCTTCCCAGAGCGACTCGGGAGGTCTACGTTGCAGACACACGGGGTTCCGGATCCGGATCGGAGGCCGTGAGGAGGGGGCTCACCGTCCTGGCGGCGCCGCCTCTGCGCGGGTTCCCGTCGGCTGCGCGCACTCCGGCGTGACCGACGGGCGCCGCAGTGCGGAGCCGGCCCGGCCCGCGCGGCCGCGCGGAGCGCCTCGCACCGCAGGACGAGCCGCGGTCGGCTACCTCCTGCTCGCCGGTCCCGGCAACCCCGTCCCCGCCCGGTCGTCGCATCGCCGACCATGGAACGGTGCAGCAGCTGAGCAACGCCCTCCGGAGCTCCTTCCCGGCCGGCGGCGGAGACCGCCGTGACTGAGCCGGGCGAGGAGCCGGGCCCCTTCCTGTCCTGGGTCGGCGCGCTCGAGGAGGTGGGCGACGACGACGTGCCGGTCCTGCAGGCGGTCGGCTTCCTCAGCGTGAGCCTGCATCTGAGCGCGGACGCGGCGTTCGCCGCTCTGCGCGACGAGGCCCGTGCGCTGACCCTCGACCTGCGGGAGGTCGCTTCCGAGGTGATCACCTTCCGCCGGACCATCCCCGCACCCGAGTGAGGCGTCGGCGGACGGACGGCGAGATCTGCGGCACGGGTCGCTCGCCCGGCACTTCTGTCCGCAAGCGGACATGTCCGCTAGAGGATCTTGCCGCGGGCACTCCCCCACTGCGACACTCGCCCCGATGAGCACCCACGGCGTCCGCGACCCCCGCCCCTCCGATGTCGCGAGGCGCACCGTGCTCGGGGCGGCCTGGTCGACCCCGGTCGTCGCGGTCGCGACGGCCGCGCCGATGGCGGCAGCGAGCACCGCCGGGCTCACGGCCCGCCTGTCCTGGGACGGCCCGAGGGGCGTCCAGACGGAGTCGTCCCTCCTGTTCCTCACCCTGGAGTCGCCCCCGCGAGGGACGCCGGTGGTCCGCGGGACCGGCACTCTCACCCTGACGGTCCTCGAGCAGTACGCCTTCTCCCCGGCGAGGTCGGTCGTCGCGCCGACGGGGTGGACGGTGATCAACGACAACGGCCGGACGATCACGATCCTCGCCCCCGACGGCGTGAGCGCGGGGACCAAGGGCTTCAACGTCGAGTGGGGCGAGCTGTCCGGCAACTGGACGACCACGGCCACCTGGACCGAGAGCGAGGTCACCGGCTCCGTCTCGTCGACCATCGAGATCGGGCCGCGGGGCTTCCCCGTGCTCGAGTGGCTGACGAACCCCGCCGTCCTCGGCGGGACGTCGACGCTCCGGCTGCTGGTGCCCGCCGACTGCTACGCCATCGGCTACCCCGGGCTCCTGCTGATCCCCGCCGAGTTCTTCGACGCGTCGACGATCGCCCTGCCCGCGGGTTGGACCGTCGTCGACGAGGACAGCGCCGCGTTCGCCTACCTCACCGGTCCGACCGTCGCCGGCGCGGCCGACTTCGCCTTCACGTTCGGCCCGGGCTCGACCGCG comes from the Rathayibacter festucae DSM 15932 genome and includes:
- a CDS encoding ANTAR domain-containing protein; this encodes MTEPGEEPGPFLSWVGALEEVGDDDVPVLQAVGFLSVSLHLSADAAFAALRDEARALTLDLREVASEVITFRRTIPAPE
- a CDS encoding ATP-dependent DNA ligase codes for the protein MGRLVYDSRLDVDFEDRVLGHLQVVIGTKLGRGESFYLSWKDLPAVGSGRTSIWLHPASALRFRYASADRVVLNQAWVRRWIADSYAPGGLRLTDEPEPEGDRPPRTVTPASSPRAPRL